One genomic region from Rubinisphaera margarita encodes:
- a CDS encoding flagellin N-terminal helical domain-containing protein has translation MSLGPILPGRIPNSLIYNRALQNLDSRTRLFSQLQDQIATGQKFQTIGEDPTSAVKTILLQQTVERQTQTAINVEVSRSLLSATEGSLSRISDVFNSLQSHILSGLGDATSESEKKQLATEIGTMIQELVNVGNTKFRGRYLFGGTENTGAPFAPAGNNDAVRFSGSLTTIESFVALEGLMANNVSADSIFSPTTDVNGSNLNPSVTAQTRIKDLFSGSGVELGTIEVTVDTGGGPQTEQIDLKSASSIQDLITRMEAPFGGDLSVSITSTGITLTPAAGTVAVTDLAKSNVAGRLGIASTAAASINSTDLDPRLTRLTPLAALNGGTGIGPTAGNGILVTNGINSATVDLDGLTTVEDFFNALKTANIDVEGGFTADGRGLKITSRLSGVGVSIGENGGNNAQLLGIKTFSANTSLAELNDGRGVPVDSPSELQIVRRDGSELNIELDGAKTVQDVLDLVNAADPGVLTASLNTTGNGIVLSDTSGTGALTVIDNAISEALKVAGVDDGNANLTGTSVGATSTTTTLASLNAGAGVPVGAGTLDITRRDGSVVNVDLSTAVTVQDVLDLVNAVDPGNLVMTHNATTKGFELNDNSGTGSLTVAESTLSTGLGIAGTEDGVNDLVGSDPNTKRSNGLFDLMFRLRDALDTGNNQEIELVSGLLETEMAQFNIVRGDVGGRLQMLDRQATILADEDILLQESISNVFDVDMALAITQFANLQVTIQASQQIAAQTLQLNLFNYL, from the coding sequence GTGTCACTGGGACCGATTCTTCCGGGTAGAATCCCGAACTCGCTGATCTACAACCGCGCGCTCCAGAACCTGGATTCGCGAACGCGGCTCTTCAGCCAGTTGCAGGATCAGATTGCCACAGGGCAGAAGTTCCAGACAATCGGCGAAGATCCGACCTCGGCCGTGAAAACGATTCTGCTGCAGCAGACCGTGGAACGACAGACGCAGACCGCCATCAATGTCGAAGTGAGCCGCTCGCTGCTCTCGGCAACCGAAGGGAGCCTGTCCCGGATCAGTGACGTCTTCAACTCGCTGCAGTCGCACATTCTCTCGGGCCTTGGCGATGCCACGTCGGAATCCGAGAAAAAGCAGCTGGCGACTGAGATTGGCACGATGATTCAGGAACTGGTCAACGTCGGGAACACCAAGTTCCGAGGCCGCTATCTGTTCGGCGGCACCGAGAACACGGGAGCGCCGTTTGCTCCCGCTGGCAACAACGACGCCGTCCGCTTCTCCGGCTCGCTGACGACCATCGAATCGTTTGTCGCGCTGGAGGGTCTGATGGCCAACAACGTGAGTGCCGACTCGATCTTCAGTCCAACGACCGACGTCAACGGCAGTAACCTCAATCCTTCGGTGACGGCTCAGACGCGCATTAAGGATCTGTTCAGCGGGTCCGGGGTCGAACTTGGCACGATTGAAGTGACGGTCGATACCGGTGGCGGCCCGCAGACCGAACAAATCGATCTAAAGTCGGCCAGTTCCATTCAGGATCTGATTACGCGCATGGAAGCTCCGTTCGGCGGCGATCTGTCGGTCTCGATCACCTCCACCGGAATCACGCTCACGCCAGCTGCCGGTACGGTCGCGGTCACGGATCTGGCCAAGAGTAATGTCGCCGGAAGACTCGGCATCGCGTCCACCGCGGCGGCTTCCATCAACTCTACTGATCTCGATCCGCGTCTAACGCGGCTCACTCCGCTGGCGGCCCTCAACGGAGGCACAGGCATCGGCCCGACGGCTGGCAACGGGATTCTGGTCACCAACGGGATCAACTCAGCCACGGTTGACCTGGACGGACTGACGACAGTCGAAGACTTCTTCAACGCCCTGAAGACCGCCAACATCGACGTCGAAGGAGGTTTCACCGCTGATGGACGCGGGCTGAAGATCACAAGTCGCCTCAGCGGCGTCGGCGTTTCCATCGGCGAGAACGGCGGCAACAATGCTCAGCTGCTGGGAATCAAGACCTTCTCGGCGAATACCTCACTGGCGGAACTGAACGACGGTCGCGGCGTCCCCGTCGACAGCCCGTCTGAGTTGCAGATCGTTCGACGCGACGGCTCGGAACTGAACATCGAACTCGACGGCGCCAAAACCGTTCAGGATGTGCTCGATCTGGTCAACGCGGCCGATCCCGGCGTACTCACTGCTTCCCTGAATACGACGGGCAATGGCATCGTCCTCAGCGATACCTCGGGCACCGGTGCGTTAACGGTGATCGACAACGCGATTTCGGAAGCTCTGAAAGTCGCCGGCGTCGACGACGGCAACGCCAATCTCACCGGAACCTCTGTCGGGGCGACATCGACCACGACCACGCTGGCCAGTCTCAATGCAGGAGCCGGGGTGCCAGTCGGAGCAGGGACACTCGACATTACCCGTCGCGATGGGTCCGTCGTCAATGTCGATCTGTCTACAGCCGTAACCGTGCAGGACGTGCTCGACCTCGTGAATGCGGTCGATCCCGGCAACCTCGTGATGACCCACAACGCCACCACGAAAGGCTTCGAACTGAACGACAACTCTGGCACCGGCAGTCTGACGGTCGCCGAGAGTACGCTCTCGACGGGCCTGGGAATCGCAGGCACGGAAGATGGTGTCAACGATCTGGTCGGGTCGGATCCGAACACGAAGCGTTCAAATGGACTGTTTGACCTGATGTTCCGACTGCGGGATGCGCTCGACACCGGGAACAATCAGGAGATCGAACTGGTATCCGGACTGCTGGAAACCGAGATGGCTCAGTTCAACATCGTTCGCGGCGATGTCGGCGGCCGCCTGCAGATGCTCGATCGACAGGCGACGATCCTGGCCGATGAAGACATCCTGCTGCAGGAGTCGATCTCGAACGTCTTCGATGTCGACATGGCTCTGGCGATTACGCAGTTCGCCAATCTGCAGGTCACGATTCAGGCCTCGCAACAGATCGCCGCTCAGACGCTGCAGTTGAACCTGTTCAACTATCTGTAG
- the panC gene encoding pantoate--beta-alanine ligase: protein MQTATTIAETRRIVRDARVAGKIVGCVPTMGALHAGHVSLIEAARRECDFVVVTIFVNPTQFAPHEDLEKYPRPFKNDLEKCEAAGADLVFHPSVDEMYPVERQVNLHVGDLASRWEGTSRPDHFDGVATVVLKLFNITLPDKAFFGAKDFQQQAIIRCLCRDLDVPVEIVTCPTVREESGLAMSSRNVYLSDTERETALAISRALTNARDRFQNPQSTVAEVRQQLRQDLEAVDGLELDYATVVEPVELTESDDEQPEMVALVAARVGKTRLIDNMLLHSSEQGS from the coding sequence ATGCAGACGGCCACCACTATTGCGGAAACCCGGCGGATCGTCCGCGATGCCCGAGTTGCGGGAAAGATCGTCGGCTGCGTCCCAACCATGGGCGCGCTGCACGCCGGGCATGTCAGCCTGATTGAAGCTGCCCGCCGGGAGTGCGATTTCGTCGTGGTAACGATCTTCGTCAATCCGACACAGTTCGCCCCTCACGAAGATCTCGAGAAATACCCGCGGCCTTTCAAGAATGATCTCGAAAAGTGTGAAGCGGCGGGAGCCGATCTCGTCTTTCACCCGAGTGTCGACGAGATGTACCCGGTCGAACGGCAGGTCAATCTGCACGTTGGCGATCTGGCGAGCCGCTGGGAAGGAACAAGCAGACCGGATCACTTCGATGGCGTTGCCACGGTCGTGCTGAAGCTGTTCAACATTACGCTGCCGGACAAGGCATTCTTCGGAGCCAAGGACTTTCAGCAGCAGGCGATCATCCGCTGCCTTTGCCGCGACCTCGATGTCCCGGTTGAAATCGTCACCTGCCCCACGGTCCGGGAAGAATCTGGCCTCGCCATGTCGAGCCGGAATGTCTACCTTTCTGACACCGAACGTGAGACCGCGCTGGCAATCTCACGGGCGTTAACGAATGCCCGGGATCGCTTTCAGAATCCGCAGTCGACTGTAGCCGAGGTGCGTCAGCAGTTGCGGCAGGACCTTGAAGCCGTCGACGGCCTCGAACTCGATTACGCCACGGTGGTTGAACCGGTCGAATTGACGGAGTCCGACGACGAACAGCCCGAGATGGTCGCTCTGGTAGCGGCTCGGGTCGGGAAGACGCGGCTCATTGATAACATGCTGCTCCACAGCAGTGAGCAGGGAAGCTGA